The proteins below are encoded in one region of Pseudoduganella armeniaca:
- the coaD gene encoding pantetheine-phosphate adenylyltransferase, whose protein sequence is MVVAVYPGTFDPLTRGHEDLVRRASGLFDKLVVGVADSQNKHPFFSLEERLEIANEVLGHYPNVKVEGFSGLLKDFVRDHDARVIVRGLRAVSDFEYEFQMAGMNRYLLPDVETLFLTPSDQYQFISGTIVREIAQLGGDVSKFVFPSVDRWLQKKIAANKTA, encoded by the coding sequence ATGGTTGTAGCCGTTTATCCGGGAACGTTCGATCCGCTGACCCGTGGTCACGAGGATCTGGTGCGTCGCGCGTCGGGCCTGTTCGACAAGCTGGTCGTGGGCGTGGCCGACAGCCAGAACAAGCATCCGTTCTTTTCCCTCGAGGAGCGCCTCGAGATCGCCAACGAGGTGCTGGGCCATTACCCGAACGTCAAGGTGGAAGGCTTTTCCGGCCTGCTGAAGGACTTCGTGCGCGACCATGACGCGCGCGTCATCGTGCGCGGCCTGCGCGCCGTGTCCGACTTCGAATACGAATTCCAGATGGCGGGCATGAACCGCTACCTGCTGCCGGATGTCGAGACGCTGTTCCTGACCCCTTCCGACCAGTACCAGTTCATCTCGGGCACCATCGTGCGCGAGATCGCCCAGCTGGGCGGCGACGTATCGAAATTCGTATTCCCTTCGGTGGACCGCTGGCTGCAGAAGAAAATCGCCGCCAACAAGACTGCATAA
- a CDS encoding YfhL family 4Fe-4S dicluster ferredoxin, producing the protein MALMITDDCINCDVCEPECPNDAIYMGPEIYEIDPNKCTECVGHFNEPQCQQVCPVACIPFNPAWRESEDELRAKYERLQAAKAA; encoded by the coding sequence ATGGCTTTGATGATTACCGACGACTGCATTAATTGCGACGTGTGCGAGCCCGAGTGCCCGAACGACGCGATCTACATGGGTCCGGAAATTTACGAGATCGATCCGAACAAATGCACGGAATGCGTCGGCCATTTCAATGAGCCGCAGTGCCAGCAGGTCTGCCCGGTCGCCTGCATTCCGTTCAACCCCGCCTGGCGCGAGTCGGAAGACGAGTTGCGCGCCAAGTACGAGCGCTTGCAGGCCGCCAAAGCCGCCTAA
- a CDS encoding DUF1003 domain-containing protein has protein sequence MKDDPTEPGPELELPEAVNENLETISAFYARHRQQISPAQTAIEKLSLFFGRPAYLVGIVVFALLWIGANVFAEELGWEVFDEPPFFWLQGIITLNAFLTTTTVLIRQNRMARLADQHTHLDLQVSLLTEKKTSKIISLLEELRRDMPQVADKPDPEAESLDKPADPQAVLGAIENQNRADH, from the coding sequence ATGAAGGACGACCCGACCGAGCCCGGCCCGGAACTGGAATTGCCGGAAGCGGTCAACGAAAACCTCGAGACCATCAGCGCATTCTATGCGCGGCACCGGCAGCAGATCTCGCCCGCGCAGACCGCCATCGAAAAGCTGAGCCTGTTTTTCGGCCGGCCGGCCTACCTGGTCGGCATCGTCGTGTTCGCGCTGCTGTGGATCGGCGCCAATGTCTTTGCCGAGGAACTGGGCTGGGAAGTCTTTGACGAGCCGCCGTTCTTCTGGCTGCAAGGCATCATCACGCTGAATGCGTTTCTCACCACGACCACCGTGCTGATTCGCCAGAACCGCATGGCCCGCCTGGCCGACCAGCACACCCACCTGGACCTGCAGGTCAGCCTGCTGACGGAAAAAAAGACCAGCAAGATCATCAGCCTGCTGGAAGAGCTGCGCCGCGACATGCCGCAGGTAGCGGACAAACCCGATCCCGAGGCCGAGTCACTGGACAAGCCGGCCGATCCGCAAGCCGTGCTGGGCGCGATCGAAAACCAGAATCGGGCCGACCACTGA
- a CDS encoding chalcone isomerase family protein: MSFPRRKFLTAAAALTAAAICHPVFAADVAGIRFDETATVGGHTLKLNGAGVRTKIVFKVYALGLYLPEKKSTVADVLAAQGARRIQIVSMRDLTSEEFGDAFMKGLNSNTDQAERTRFLPQTKTFGEMFASIPGLKKGDVLLVDWIPGTGTVCTLNGRKIGETVQDVAFYNAILRIWLGENPADGSLKGKLLGGH; encoded by the coding sequence ATGTCCTTCCCCCGCAGAAAATTCCTCACCGCCGCCGCCGCCCTGACCGCCGCGGCGATCTGCCATCCCGTCTTCGCGGCCGACGTCGCCGGCATCCGCTTCGACGAGACCGCCACGGTTGGCGGCCACACCCTGAAACTGAACGGCGCGGGCGTGCGCACCAAGATCGTCTTCAAGGTCTACGCACTGGGCCTGTACCTGCCGGAGAAAAAGAGCACCGTGGCCGACGTACTGGCCGCGCAGGGTGCGCGCCGCATCCAGATCGTCAGCATGCGCGACTTGACGTCCGAGGAGTTTGGCGACGCCTTCATGAAGGGCCTGAACAGCAATACCGACCAGGCCGAGCGCACACGCTTCCTGCCGCAGACCAAGACGTTTGGCGAGATGTTCGCGTCGATTCCGGGCCTGAAGAAGGGCGACGTGCTGCTGGTGGATTGGATACCCGGTACGGGCACCGTGTGCACGCTGAATGGCAGGAAGATCGGGGAGACGGTGCAGGACGTGGCGTTCTACAATGCCATCCTGCGCATCTGGCTGGGAGAAAACCCGGCCGACGGTTCACTGAAGGGAAAACTGCTCGGCGGACACTAA
- the rsmD gene encoding 16S rRNA (guanine(966)-N(2))-methyltransferase RsmD, with translation MQKKKPAKVPVHGPQHSKQVRIIGGDWKRTPLPVLEALGLRPTPDRVRETVFNWLRHLQGDWNEAQVLDLFAGSGALGFEAASRGAQAVVMVDANTAIVRQLEAVKDKLKASNVTVQRGDALATAQALAARGQRFDVIFLDPPYQQDLLARTLPLCLPLLKEDGLVYAEAELALTAEDAPDWLAPWEVVRCDKAGMVHFHLLRRRPA, from the coding sequence ATGCAGAAGAAAAAACCCGCCAAAGTCCCCGTCCACGGCCCCCAGCACAGCAAGCAGGTGCGCATCATTGGCGGCGACTGGAAACGCACGCCGTTGCCCGTGCTGGAAGCGCTGGGCTTGCGGCCGACGCCGGACCGGGTGCGCGAAACCGTGTTCAACTGGCTGCGCCACCTGCAGGGCGACTGGAACGAGGCCCAGGTGCTGGACCTGTTCGCCGGCAGCGGCGCGCTGGGCTTCGAGGCCGCGAGCCGCGGCGCGCAGGCCGTCGTCATGGTCGATGCCAACACGGCCATCGTGCGGCAGCTGGAAGCCGTCAAGGACAAGCTGAAGGCGAGCAACGTCACGGTCCAGCGCGGCGACGCCTTGGCCACGGCCCAGGCGCTGGCCGCACGCGGCCAGCGTTTCGACGTCATCTTCCTCGACCCGCCCTACCAGCAGGACCTGCTGGCGCGCACGCTGCCGTTGTGCCTGCCCCTGCTGAAGGAGGACGGCCTGGTCTACGCCGAGGCGGAGCTGGCGCTGACGGCCGAGGACGCACCGGACTGGCTGGCGCCATGGGAAGTGGTGCGCTGCGACAAAGCCGGCATGGTGCACTTCCACCTGCTGCGCCGGCGCCCGGCCTAA